In Cryomorphaceae bacterium, the following are encoded in one genomic region:
- the dnaK gene encoding molecular chaperone DnaK yields the protein MGKIIGIDLGTTNSCVSVMEGNEPVVIANSEGKRTTPSIVAFVEGGERKVGDPAKRQAITNPEKTVHSIKRFMGTSFDEVAKEIDRMPYKVVKGDNNTPRVQIDDRKYSPQEISAMILQKMKKTAEDYLGQEVTEAVITVPAYFNDAQRQATKEAGEIAGLQVKRIINEPTAAALAYGLGKKTTDLKVAVFDLGGGTHDVSILELGDGVFEVLSTDGDTHLGGDDFDQRIIDWLADEFKNDEGVDLRRDPMALQRLKEAAEKAKIELSSSSETEINLPYIMPVDGVPKHLVRKLSRSKFEQICDDLIKKTIAPCESALKAAGLSVSDINEVILVGGSTRIPAVQDAVKAFFKKDPSKGVNPDEVVAIGAGIQGSVLSGDTKDVLLLDVTPLSLGIETMGGVMTRLIDANTTIPTNKSEVFSTASDNQPSVEIHVLQGERPMAKDNRTIGRFHLDGIPPAPRGVPQVEVTFDIDANGIINVSAKDKATNKEQSIRIEASSGLSPEEIERMKKEAEANAESDKQAKETAEKLNQADALIFQTEKQLKEFGDKIPADKKQPIEDALAELKKAHESKDLAAIDGAMEKLNTVFQAASQDMYQAQQQSQNGDGQSAQGSSSDEEVTDVDFEEVKDDNK from the coding sequence ATGGGTAAAATAATTGGAATAGACTTAGGTACCACCAACTCCTGCGTATCTGTAATGGAAGGCAACGAGCCGGTGGTGATTGCCAACAGCGAAGGAAAGCGCACCACGCCGTCCATCGTTGCATTTGTAGAAGGTGGAGAGCGAAAAGTGGGCGACCCGGCCAAACGACAGGCCATCACCAACCCCGAAAAAACTGTTCACTCTATTAAGCGGTTTATGGGAACTTCTTTTGACGAGGTGGCCAAAGAAATTGATCGCATGCCGTACAAAGTGGTAAAAGGCGACAACAACACACCGCGCGTACAGATTGACGACCGCAAATACTCACCGCAGGAAATCTCTGCCATGATTCTTCAGAAAATGAAGAAAACCGCAGAAGACTACCTCGGCCAGGAAGTAACCGAAGCGGTGATTACCGTTCCGGCCTACTTTAACGATGCGCAGCGTCAGGCAACCAAAGAAGCGGGCGAAATTGCCGGATTGCAGGTGAAGCGTATCATCAACGAGCCCACCGCTGCGGCGCTGGCTTACGGTCTTGGCAAGAAAACCACTGACCTGAAAGTGGCCGTATTCGACCTCGGTGGTGGAACACACGACGTTTCCATCCTGGAGCTTGGAGATGGCGTATTTGAAGTACTCTCAACCGACGGTGATACCCACCTGGGCGGTGACGATTTTGACCAGCGCATCATCGACTGGCTTGCCGACGAGTTCAAAAATGACGAGGGTGTAGATCTGCGTCGCGACCCGATGGCGCTGCAACGCTTGAAAGAAGCTGCCGAAAAAGCCAAAATTGAACTTTCCAGCTCGAGCGAAACCGAAATTAACTTGCCCTATATCATGCCGGTTGACGGTGTGCCCAAGCACCTTGTGCGCAAGTTGAGCCGGTCTAAATTTGAGCAGATTTGCGATGACCTGATTAAGAAAACCATTGCTCCCTGTGAATCGGCCCTGAAAGCCGCAGGTTTGTCGGTGAGCGACATCAACGAGGTGATCCTGGTGGGAGGTTCTACGCGTATTCCCGCAGTGCAGGACGCCGTGAAGGCCTTCTTCAAAAAAGACCCTTCCAAAGGTGTGAACCCCGACGAAGTGGTGGCCATCGGAGCCGGTATTCAGGGAAGTGTTCTCAGTGGCGACACCAAAGATGTGTTGTTGCTTGATGTAACACCACTCTCATTGGGAATTGAAACCATGGGCGGTGTAATGACGCGACTGATTGACGCCAACACCACCATCCCCACTAACAAGTCGGAAGTGTTTTCTACGGCCAGTGACAATCAGCCCTCGGTAGAAATTCACGTACTGCAGGGAGAGCGCCCCATGGCCAAGGACAACCGCACCATCGGACGTTTTCACCTGGACGGCATTCCTCCTGCTCCGCGCGGCGTGCCGCAAGTTGAGGTAACCTTTGACATTGACGCCAACGGAATCATTAACGTAAGCGCCAAAGACAAGGCCACCAATAAAGAGCAGAGCATTCGCATTGAGGCTTCCAGCGGCTTGAGCCCGGAAGAAATTGAGCGCATGAAGAAAGAAGCCGAAGCCAACGCCGAAAGCGACAAGCAGGCCAAGGAAACCGCTGAAAAGCTCAACCAGGCCGACGCGCTGATCTTCCAAACCGAAAAGCAGCTCAAAGAGTTTGGCGACAAAATTCCTGCCGACAAAAAGCAGCCCATTGAGGACGCACTCGCTGAGTTGAAAAAGGCACACGAAAGCAAGGATCTTGCTGCTATTGACGGTGCCATGGAAAAGCTCAACACCGTATTCCAGGCTGCCAGCCAGGATATGTACCAGGCACAACAGCAAAGCCAAAACGGAGACGGGCAATCTGCACAAGGTAGCTCATCCGACGAAGAAGTAACCGATGTGGACTTTGAAGAAGTGAAAGACGACAACAAGTAA